Proteins encoded by one window of uncultured Draconibacterium sp.:
- a CDS encoding T9SS type A sorting domain-containing protein encodes MKKTIVTLSLLFLCVFSVYSTSFSFSNLLWKDNLDCDNDGYSRIRTLQVTISMNNYTPFDDEVYKVTLDKREKGFLTSWVNEYSYEWHRFISSDWLTNIEYIPLTYEVTVLTQEHDEYDFRIRIFDQDDNLVSTYDQDNNTLLNDQKFEYATEDGDCCSPPNSLTVVDLGKNSATLDWDDVSGANNYEIAIREVGGDWMTYTSNISSLYLDNLDCETTYEYTVATACSSVSSRYSEEYVFTTKDCPVLTSITISGPTSVNENSTANYICTANYSDGSSQDVTSDATWGNTSYYATIHAGVLTTKPVDSNENSTITVYYGGEFNSYDITIKKVAPTLSSISISDISSVNENSSVSFFCIAKYSDNSTEDVTNLTTWELNSTTYASITNGVLTTKSVNSDTNCIITASYENESVSKNIVIKNTEDIETCSSPVFVGRNTKDITTSSATIVCYSTTGSGGNLKYNWYLSPTCSGTLIATTSESELTVYEEGTYSCKVYVEDFENSCFDCYSDINVDFPDCDAPIGLNAQIISCESAKLTWDEIQNSAGYIVLWGKSDGSLPENRINTSTNYCHINNLEAETEYYFTVYNECLNGTENPYADIYYFTTPKCEDIGSLKVTISPTEAVNAGAQWKVDDRDWKNSGDTESVLSVGNHTVSFKTISGWSTPSNKTVSISANQTISATGAYTVVSGSDNTKPNKPVIVAPEYNESISLPFDLTWICTDIDGDELRYIVYGRSVDSVDWEYWGNAAFNTLYLNFLEVGDYYCTVAARDNEEWGPYSDVHRFTVASVPSDSTNTKPNKPVLVSPSNGESVSLPISFSWVCNDRENDDLTYTMYKGASPENMVEWTHGIDRSNFTVSGKDLIGSWYWRIRAYDGELWSDYSDTYQFTGLSDNNPPNVPNLIAPSNESTVSPPFELKWDATDDDNDNLSYKIYLGINSSNVSEWKTSDSDSYTVSNLSPGTYYWGVQSYDGTWWSGYSGSYKFVVSATLESITISGSPNVDENSSANYTCTANYSDGSSQNVTNSTTWSENSDYASINSSGVLTANSVNSDQSCTITANYGGKSDIHNITIKNIVNTNHPPNKPVIVSPENGTVFKVGDEHTYEAYGTDDDGDNLDFYFYLTYNSGDWSLFNGSTSYITPVTTFTAAGTFQIKVQTVDPFGAKSEFSEVTEFSVEWPTSTNYLKFGKDITFYPNPANEKVIVNMKQLDYSNFWIKIYSIQGTLLLKKKVEAGITELNVKNFKTGVYLLSVENNNNIGIEKLIIE; translated from the coding sequence ATGAAAAAGACAATTGTCACACTAAGCTTACTTTTTCTTTGCGTGTTTTCTGTTTACTCAACATCATTTTCATTTTCCAATTTACTTTGGAAGGATAATTTAGATTGTGACAATGATGGTTATTCTAGAATTAGAACTCTTCAAGTAACAATCTCTATGAATAATTATACTCCATTTGATGATGAGGTTTACAAAGTAACGTTAGATAAAAGGGAAAAAGGCTTTTTAACTTCTTGGGTCAATGAATATAGTTATGAATGGCATCGATTCATTTCAAGTGATTGGCTCACTAATATAGAATACATACCACTAACCTATGAGGTTACTGTTTTAACACAAGAACATGATGAGTATGATTTTAGAATTCGCATTTTTGATCAAGATGATAACTTAGTAAGTACGTATGATCAAGATAATAACACTCTTTTAAATGACCAAAAATTTGAATATGCCACTGAAGATGGAGACTGTTGTAGTCCACCTAACAGTTTAACTGTGGTGGATCTTGGAAAAAACAGTGCTACTTTAGATTGGGATGATGTTTCCGGTGCTAATAATTATGAGATCGCCATTCGCGAAGTTGGTGGCGATTGGATGACCTATACGTCTAATATTAGTTCATTGTATCTAGATAATCTGGATTGTGAAACGACCTATGAATATACAGTTGCAACAGCTTGCAGTAGTGTCTCAAGCCGGTATTCAGAAGAATATGTATTTACAACAAAAGATTGCCCTGTTTTAACTTCAATCACTATTAGTGGTCCAACCTCTGTTAATGAAAATAGTACTGCAAACTATATTTGTACTGCAAATTATTCTGACGGTTCATCGCAAGATGTGACAAGCGATGCAACGTGGGGAAATACTTCATATTATGCCACAATACATGCTGGTGTTCTTACTACCAAACCAGTTGATTCCAATGAAAACTCTACAATTACGGTTTATTATGGAGGAGAATTTAACTCCTACGACATAACTATAAAAAAAGTTGCACCAACTCTAAGTTCAATTTCAATTAGCGATATATCGTCGGTAAATGAAAATAGCAGTGTAAGTTTTTTTTGTATTGCAAAATATTCGGACAATTCAACTGAAGATGTGACTAATTTAACAACTTGGGAGTTAAACAGTACAACCTATGCATCTATAACAAACGGTGTTTTAACAACTAAATCAGTTAACTCTGATACGAACTGTATAATTACTGCTAGTTATGAGAATGAATCAGTATCTAAAAATATTGTTATTAAAAATACTGAAGATATTGAAACGTGTTCAAGTCCGGTATTTGTTGGAAGAAATACAAAGGACATTACGACTTCTTCGGCCACTATTGTATGTTATTCCACAACTGGTTCAGGTGGAAATTTAAAATACAACTGGTATTTAAGCCCTACATGTTCAGGAACTTTAATTGCTACAACTTCAGAGTCAGAATTAACAGTTTATGAGGAAGGGACTTATTCGTGCAAAGTATATGTCGAAGATTTTGAAAATAGTTGTTTTGATTGTTATTCTGATATAAATGTAGATTTCCCTGATTGTGATGCTCCGATTGGATTAAATGCACAGATAATTTCTTGTGAGTCAGCGAAACTGACCTGGGATGAAATTCAGAATTCAGCAGGGTATATAGTTTTATGGGGGAAATCGGATGGTAGCCTCCCTGAAAATCGGATTAATACAAGTACTAATTATTGTCATATTAATAATTTAGAAGCAGAAACTGAATACTATTTTACGGTCTATAATGAATGTTTAAATGGAACTGAAAATCCATATGCCGATATTTATTATTTTACTACACCTAAATGTGAGGACATAGGTTCGCTAAAAGTAACTATTTCTCCTACTGAAGCTGTTAACGCAGGTGCACAATGGAAAGTCGACGATAGAGATTGGAAAAATAGTGGTGATACAGAAAGTGTATTAAGTGTTGGGAACCACACCGTTTCATTCAAAACTATTTCTGGCTGGTCTACTCCTTCCAACAAAACTGTTTCAATTAGTGCCAATCAGACCATATCTGCAACAGGAGCCTATACGGTTGTTTCGGGCAGCGATAATACTAAACCAAACAAGCCAGTTATAGTGGCTCCTGAATATAACGAATCAATTTCATTACCGTTTGATTTGACTTGGATCTGCACAGATATTGATGGAGATGAGCTTAGGTATATTGTGTATGGAAGAAGCGTGGATTCTGTCGATTGGGAGTATTGGGGGAATGCAGCATTTAACACGCTTTACTTGAATTTTTTAGAGGTTGGAGATTATTATTGTACAGTTGCAGCTAGAGATAATGAAGAGTGGGGACCTTATTCTGATGTTCATAGATTCACAGTTGCTTCAGTCCCTTCTGATTCAACTAATACTAAACCGAATAAGCCCGTTTTAGTCTCTCCATCTAATGGAGAAAGTGTCTCGTTGCCAATCTCTTTTTCTTGGGTTTGTAACGATAGGGAGAATGATGATTTAACCTACACAATGTATAAAGGGGCATCACCAGAAAATATGGTTGAATGGACGCATGGAATTGATCGAAGTAATTTTACAGTGAGCGGAAAAGATCTTATTGGATCTTGGTATTGGAGAATTCGCGCTTATGATGGTGAATTGTGGAGTGATTATTCTGATACTTATCAATTCACAGGCCTTTCCGATAATAATCCTCCTAATGTGCCCAACCTTATTGCTCCAAGTAATGAATCTACTGTTTCTCCACCTTTTGAATTAAAATGGGATGCCACGGATGATGATAATGATAATTTGAGTTACAAAATTTATCTTGGGATAAACTCTAGCAATGTTTCTGAATGGAAAACATCAGATAGTGATTCATATACTGTTTCCAACTTATCTCCTGGCACTTATTATTGGGGTGTTCAGTCATACGATGGTACTTGGTGGAGTGGTTATTCTGGTTCTTACAAATTTGTTGTTTCTGCTACTCTTGAATCAATTACAATCAGTGGTTCACCTAATGTCGATGAAAACAGCTCTGCAAATTATACGTGTACAGCAAACTATTCTGACGGTTCTTCGCAAAACGTAACAAACTCCACAACTTGGAGTGAAAACTCTGATTATGCATCCATAAATTCAAGCGGCGTTTTAACAGCAAATTCTGTTAATTCCGACCAATCTTGTACAATCACAGCAAACTATGGAGGTAAATCAGACATTCATAATATAACGATTAAAAATATTGTTAACACAAATCATCCCCCAAACAAACCAGTGATAGTATCTCCTGAAAATGGAACTGTTTTTAAAGTTGGTGATGAGCATACTTATGAGGCATATGGTACAGATGATGACGGTGACAATTTGGATTTCTATTTTTATCTAACATATAATTCGGGTGACTGGAGTCTGTTTAATGGTAGTACCAGTTATATTACGCCTGTTACTACTTTTACTGCTGCAGGCACATTTCAAATTAAAGTTCAGACTGTCGATCCATTTGGAGCAAAAAGTGAGTTTAGCGAGGTTACGGAATTTTCTGTTGAATGGCCAACTTCAACAAATTACTTGAAATTTGGCAAAGACATCACTTTTTATCCTAATCCAGCAAATGAAAAAGTAATCGTAAATATGAAGCAATTAGATTATTCAAACTTTTGGATTAAAATTTATAGTATACAAGGGACATTATTACTTAAAAAGAAAGTTGAAGCAGGCATCACTGAGTTAAATGTTAAAAATTTCAAAACTGGTGTCTATTTATTGTCAGTTGAGAACAATAATAATATAGGAATTGAAAAATTAATAATAGAATAA